In Pseudomonas hamedanensis, a single window of DNA contains:
- a CDS encoding MaoC family dehydratase, with translation MSIQWHTLDREPSLPGLYTRAATRRKITGTHLPDSGLRCWVDIDAKRLTAYRKVCGFADDGLLPPTYPHVLAFALQMQLLTANDFPFPLLGLIHLSNRIRVLRPMGGISRAQVSVQVHNLQPHPKGATFDLLTTLDDQLGPLWEADSRMLCRGVKLEAEAPAQDWEPSQDLLDVAHWAAPTDIGRQYAKVSGDYNPIHLSAASAKLFGFPTAIAHGLWNKARTVAALADHLPKANLEIAVHFRKPVRLPSEVTLLASAAGSSGELRLIGVGDLEHMVGQWQPIA, from the coding sequence ATGAGTATTCAATGGCACACGCTGGACCGCGAACCGAGTCTGCCGGGGTTGTACACACGGGCCGCGACACGCCGCAAGATCACCGGCACGCACCTGCCCGACAGCGGCTTGCGTTGCTGGGTCGATATCGACGCTAAACGACTGACGGCGTATCGCAAGGTCTGCGGCTTCGCCGATGACGGCCTGCTGCCGCCGACCTACCCGCATGTCCTCGCCTTCGCGTTGCAGATGCAATTGCTCACGGCCAACGACTTTCCGTTTCCGCTGCTTGGGCTGATTCACCTGAGCAACCGCATCCGCGTGTTGCGGCCAATGGGCGGCATCAGTCGCGCGCAAGTCAGCGTGCAGGTGCACAACCTGCAGCCACATCCCAAAGGGGCGACGTTCGATCTGCTCACTACGCTGGACGATCAGCTCGGGCCGTTATGGGAAGCAGACAGCCGGATGCTCTGTCGCGGTGTGAAACTTGAGGCCGAGGCGCCTGCCCAGGACTGGGAGCCGTCGCAGGACCTGCTGGACGTGGCGCACTGGGCCGCGCCGACAGACATCGGTCGTCAATATGCGAAAGTCTCCGGCGACTACAACCCGATCCACCTGAGTGCCGCGAGCGCAAAGCTGTTCGGCTTTCCCACCGCGATCGCCCATGGCTTGTGGAACAAAGCGCGCACCGTCGCGGCACTCGCCGATCATCTGCCCAAAGCCAATCTGGAGATCGCTGTGCACTTTCGCAAACCGGTGCGACTGCCCAGCGAAGTGACATTACTGGCCAGCGCGGCGGGGTCCAGCGGTGAGTTGCGTTTGATCGGCGTCGGCGACCTGGAGCATATGGTCGGTCAGTGGCAACCGATCGCCTGA
- a CDS encoding type II and III secretion system protein family protein produces the protein MQSRLRPTVKPVLRALLLLGLSMDVALAAVGNCAALRQLPSVIEIGEGFQQDMQSPVAITRLAIGDPKIADVHANGSASFLLTGVGPGATSLMVWTACSAQPQQAMVFVQGAATSALTSRVPSDDPSLPSQVQTDIRFVEVSRTKLKEATASLIGTRGNFLFGSPGTLPPIDGVPQPRLPVDNSLFNFSWIGGKTMAIINALETSGFAYTLARPSLVALNGQSASFLAGGEIPIPVPSSGSDSVSIEYKEFGIRLTLTPTIIGRDRISLKVAPEVSELDFANAVNIAGTTVPALTIRRTDTSVSLGDGESFVISGLISTTNSSQVNKFPGLGDIPVLGAFFKGSQIKREERELLMIVTPHLVHPLAADAQLPSLPGEKLRNYDPNFYRMFFLENGNFDKRSGLSQ, from the coding sequence ATGCAGAGTCGACTCAGACCGACCGTGAAACCTGTGCTTCGGGCCTTGTTGCTGCTGGGACTGTCGATGGACGTCGCGCTCGCGGCGGTCGGCAATTGCGCGGCGCTCAGACAACTGCCTTCCGTCATCGAGATCGGCGAAGGTTTTCAACAGGACATGCAGTCGCCGGTGGCGATCACTCGTCTGGCGATCGGTGATCCGAAAATTGCCGACGTGCACGCCAACGGCAGCGCGTCCTTTTTGCTCACCGGCGTCGGTCCTGGTGCAACCAGCCTGATGGTCTGGACGGCGTGCTCGGCGCAGCCGCAACAGGCCATGGTATTTGTCCAGGGCGCCGCCACCAGCGCCCTGACCAGCCGCGTACCGTCGGACGATCCGAGCCTGCCGTCCCAGGTGCAGACCGACATTCGCTTCGTCGAAGTCAGCCGCACCAAACTCAAGGAAGCCACCGCGTCGCTGATCGGCACCCGCGGCAATTTCCTCTTCGGCTCGCCCGGCACGCTGCCGCCTATCGACGGTGTGCCGCAGCCGCGCCTGCCGGTGGACAACTCGTTGTTCAACTTCTCGTGGATCGGCGGCAAGACCATGGCGATCATCAACGCCCTGGAAACCAGCGGCTTCGCCTACACCCTGGCGCGGCCCAGTCTGGTGGCGCTGAACGGGCAGAGCGCAAGTTTTCTCGCCGGAGGTGAAATTCCGATTCCGGTGCCCAGTTCCGGCAGCGACAGTGTGTCGATCGAGTACAAGGAATTCGGCATCCGCCTGACCCTCACGCCAACCATCATCGGCCGTGACCGCATCTCCCTGAAGGTCGCCCCGGAAGTCAGCGAACTGGATTTTGCCAATGCGGTGAACATTGCCGGCACCACGGTGCCGGCGCTGACCATCCGCCGCACCGACACCAGCGTGTCGCTGGGCGATGGCGAAAGCTTCGTCATCAGCGGCTTGATCAGCACCACCAACAGCTCGCAGGTGAACAAGTTTCCCGGCCTGGGCGACATTCCGGTGCTGGGTGCGTTTTTCAAGGGGTCGCAAATCAAGCGCGAAGAACGTGAACTGTTGATGATCGTCACTCCGCATCTGGTGCACCCGCTGGCCGCCGATGCGCAACTGCCGTCGTTACCGGGGGAAAAACTGCGTAACTACGACCCCAACTTCTACCGCATGTTTTTCCTCGAAAACGGTAATTTCGACAAGCGCAGCGGGTTGTCCCAATGA
- a CDS encoding 3-oxoacyl-ACP reductase, translating to MSDRYIDFANSSFGHRLVGALGLPSPVRLERWQAGRLRPIEGALLIGGGPLAERISTLASRLTDGIYSYGTEPSMATAWIPGHGPKLKAVVFDASDLQHTDQLKQLREFFQPLMKNLEHSAHLLILGRAPETLRDPFAASAQRALEGFSRSLAKELRSGATLQLIYVGDGAEDQLEGPLRFFLSPKSAFVSGQVIRLSACATQVSDWTRPLAGRKALVTGAARGIGASIAETLARDGAEVILLDVPPAKSDLEALAARLGGRAITLDICADDAATQLIEQLPDGLDILVHNAGITRDKTLANMTPEFWDAVLAVNLNAPQVLTKALLDSGTLRDNARVILLASISGIAGNRGQTNYAASKAGLIGLAQAWAPTLLDRGISINAVAPGFIETQMTAHIPFGLREAGRRMSSLGQGGLPQDVAEAVAWLAQPGSGAFTGQALRVCGQSVLGA from the coding sequence ATGTCTGACCGCTATATCGACTTCGCCAACTCATCCTTCGGCCATCGTCTGGTCGGGGCCCTGGGCCTGCCGTCGCCGGTGCGGCTGGAGCGCTGGCAGGCCGGGCGCCTGCGGCCGATTGAAGGCGCCCTGCTGATTGGTGGCGGGCCGCTGGCCGAGCGGATCAGCACGCTGGCCAGCCGGCTGACCGATGGGATCTACAGCTATGGCACCGAACCGTCGATGGCAACAGCGTGGATTCCCGGCCACGGCCCGAAGCTGAAGGCGGTGGTGTTCGATGCCAGCGACTTGCAGCACACCGATCAGCTCAAGCAGTTGCGTGAATTTTTCCAGCCGCTGATGAAGAACCTGGAACACAGCGCGCATCTGCTGATTCTCGGCCGCGCGCCGGAAACGCTGCGCGATCCGTTCGCCGCCAGTGCGCAACGAGCACTTGAAGGCTTCTCGCGTTCGCTGGCCAAGGAACTGCGCAGCGGCGCCACATTGCAGCTGATTTATGTCGGCGACGGGGCCGAGGACCAACTGGAAGGCCCGCTGCGGTTTTTCCTCTCGCCGAAAAGCGCATTCGTCTCCGGGCAGGTGATTCGCCTGAGCGCCTGCGCCACCCAAGTGAGCGACTGGACCCGACCGCTGGCCGGGCGCAAGGCGCTGGTCACAGGCGCTGCGCGCGGGATCGGCGCATCGATTGCCGAAACCCTGGCGCGCGATGGCGCCGAGGTCATTCTGCTCGACGTGCCGCCCGCCAAGTCTGACCTCGAAGCCCTGGCTGCGCGCCTCGGTGGCCGCGCGATCACCCTCGATATTTGCGCCGATGACGCTGCCACACAGTTGATCGAACAGCTGCCCGACGGGCTAGACATTCTGGTGCACAACGCCGGCATCACCCGTGACAAAACCCTGGCCAACATGACCCCGGAATTCTGGGACGCGGTGCTGGCCGTCAATCTCAACGCCCCGCAAGTGCTGACCAAGGCCCTGCTCGACAGCGGCACCTTGCGCGACAACGCGCGGGTCATCCTGCTGGCCTCGATCAGTGGCATCGCCGGCAACCGCGGGCAGACCAACTACGCCGCAAGCAAGGCCGGCTTGATCGGCCTGGCCCAGGCGTGGGCGCCGACCTTGCTGGACCGCGGCATCAGCATCAACGCCGTGGCCCCGGGCTTCATCGAAACGCAAATGACCGCGCACATTCCGTTCGGCCTGCGCGAGGCCGGGCGGCGCATGAGTTCGCTGGGCCAGGGCGGCTTGCCGCAAGACGTCGCCGAAGCGGTGGCCTGGCTGGCTCAACCGGGCAGCGGCGCATTCACCGGGCAAGCGCTGCGGGTGTGTGGACAAAGCGTGCTGGGGGCTTAG
- the cpaB gene encoding Flp pilus assembly protein CpaB, whose amino-acid sequence MNSRITMGLAALLLLGAVFVGYWGLVLSRQPAPVAEAPAAPAVALEKTVAIAEDQTRQAVVVLLHDVPPFTPLTAADVAVEKLRSAPAGSLASVEQVIGRTPWRHLRAGTWLNEESFQAGGALARMIHSDERALTVAVDEVIGAAGQLLPGDYVDVLLYLREDASNLQQSAQIVVPALRVLGVGDQYGLTNDGQPASPALNAEEKIKQDQRRVAARTVVLAVPEKLLSRLMLATQVGTLRLAVRSSEEQRLAKYWAGENQSPAQLEKANSQLFQFTQLALAGAQKTPSSAASGAAPRPAVEIIRGNQLSQQTP is encoded by the coding sequence ATGAACAGTCGCATCACCATGGGCCTTGCCGCGCTGCTGCTGCTCGGTGCTGTTTTCGTCGGTTACTGGGGACTGGTCCTCAGCCGCCAACCGGCCCCTGTCGCCGAGGCGCCCGCAGCGCCAGCCGTCGCCCTTGAAAAAACTGTCGCGATTGCCGAAGACCAGACCCGCCAGGCCGTGGTGGTGCTGCTGCACGATGTGCCGCCCTTCACCCCGCTGACCGCCGCCGATGTGGCCGTGGAAAAACTGCGCAGCGCACCGGCCGGCAGCCTCGCCAGCGTCGAGCAGGTCATCGGGCGTACACCCTGGCGGCACCTGCGCGCCGGCACCTGGCTCAACGAGGAAAGTTTTCAGGCCGGCGGCGCCTTGGCGCGGATGATTCACAGCGACGAGCGCGCATTGACTGTGGCCGTCGACGAAGTGATCGGCGCCGCCGGACAACTGCTGCCGGGCGACTACGTGGATGTGCTGCTTTACCTGCGTGAGGATGCGAGCAACCTGCAGCAGTCGGCACAGATCGTCGTCCCGGCCCTGCGCGTGCTCGGCGTCGGTGATCAGTACGGCTTGACCAATGACGGCCAGCCGGCCTCCCCGGCCTTGAACGCCGAGGAAAAAATCAAACAGGATCAACGCCGGGTTGCCGCGCGCACCGTGGTGCTGGCGGTGCCGGAAAAACTCCTCAGCCGCCTGATGCTGGCGACCCAGGTCGGCACCTTACGCCTGGCCGTGCGCAGCAGCGAAGAGCAGCGCCTGGCCAAATACTGGGCCGGCGAAAACCAGTCCCCTGCGCAGCTCGAAAAAGCCAACAGCCAGCTCTTTCAGTTCACCCAACTGGCCTTGGCCGGCGCGCAGAAAACACCGTCCAGCGCTGCTTCCGGCGCTGCACCCAGGCCTGCGGTGGAGATCATTCGCGGCAACCAGCTCAGCCAGCAAACCCCATGA
- a CDS encoding collagen-like triple helix repeat-containing protein gives MKTQVMWSKSAIALALILSVGLAGCSSGGGGHRSTPSSSTADGTAGTGGTGGTDGSGGTTGGDTAGTGGTGGTGGTGGGTAGTGGTGGTGGGTGGGTDPTNPTNPTDPTDPTNPTNPTAPSLVTTTLVQDVGKTVSGVGDGVGQIGDSLSTVPVVGGVVQSAANTAGNVVSTLGDGVTNGIGKLATDPKGLTTTVASVGGVVSDVGDGVSDLSGKLATATGSIPVVGGVVTRVAPVLDGVGVKVTMLGDTLNTTLSNGPTSQLTNKVGSGLVPVIAMVESTTDKLGDATGLGDPLKGVISKVGGTVNGLGGKVTVAGNGNALTNTLGGALANTGTAVGKAGGLVSNGTGSGTGGIGGGLGGTGLLQTVGGAVVNVGSGLNAGSTSGVVSAGGVTAGGLGNTIASLNTVLGGSGTPITATTSPLATVGAAVGAGLNPVTSAVTTVTQQVGAATGLGTPVAGLTGQVGGAVSSLGTSIAATNNPVTTAVGGLVTNVGGTVAAVGGLVNSGTATGGTTGGLGGVLGGLTGALGGTQR, from the coding sequence ATGAAAACTCAAGTGATGTGGTCCAAATCAGCAATCGCTCTGGCCTTGATCCTTTCTGTCGGCCTCGCCGGCTGCAGCAGCGGCGGTGGCGGCCACCGCAGCACCCCGAGCAGCTCGACTGCCGACGGCACGGCGGGCACCGGAGGTACTGGCGGTACCGATGGTTCCGGTGGAACAACAGGGGGTGATACCGCAGGCACTGGCGGAACCGGGGGCACGGGAGGAACTGGCGGTGGCACCGCCGGCACCGGCGGAACCGGGGGCACTGGCGGCGGTACTGGCGGCGGCACCGATCCGACTAATCCAACCAACCCGACAGACCCGACCGATCCAACCAACCCGACCAATCCGACCGCCCCTTCGCTGGTCACCACCACGCTGGTGCAGGACGTCGGCAAAACCGTCAGCGGTGTCGGTGATGGCGTCGGCCAGATTGGTGACTCCCTGAGCACTGTCCCGGTGGTGGGCGGCGTTGTACAAAGCGCGGCCAACACAGCGGGTAACGTCGTCAGCACACTCGGCGATGGCGTCACCAACGGCATCGGCAAACTGGCCACAGACCCTAAAGGCCTGACCACCACCGTGGCTTCGGTCGGTGGCGTGGTTTCGGATGTCGGCGACGGCGTGTCCGACCTCAGCGGCAAGCTGGCGACGGCTACCGGCAGCATTCCGGTGGTCGGTGGCGTGGTCACCAGAGTCGCGCCGGTACTCGATGGTGTCGGCGTCAAAGTCACCATGCTTGGCGATACCCTCAACACCACCCTCAGCAACGGCCCGACCAGCCAGTTGACCAACAAGGTCGGCAGCGGTCTGGTGCCGGTGATTGCCATGGTCGAAAGCACCACCGACAAACTCGGCGATGCCACAGGCCTGGGTGATCCGCTCAAAGGGGTGATTTCGAAAGTCGGCGGCACCGTGAACGGCCTCGGCGGCAAGGTCACCGTGGCCGGCAACGGCAATGCCCTGACCAACACCCTCGGCGGCGCGCTGGCCAATACCGGCACCGCGGTCGGCAAAGCGGGCGGTCTGGTGTCTAACGGCACTGGCTCCGGCACTGGCGGAATTGGCGGCGGTCTCGGTGGCACCGGTCTTCTGCAAACCGTCGGCGGCGCGGTGGTCAACGTCGGCAGCGGCCTGAATGCCGGCAGCACCAGCGGCGTGGTCAGTGCCGGCGGCGTGACCGCTGGCGGCCTGGGCAACACCATTGCCTCCCTCAACACCGTACTCGGCGGCTCGGGTACGCCGATCACTGCAACCACTTCGCCATTAGCAACCGTGGGTGCCGCCGTGGGCGCCGGTCTCAACCCAGTGACCAGCGCCGTCACTACCGTGACCCAACAAGTCGGTGCCGCTACCGGTCTGGGTACGCCAGTCGCAGGCCTCACCGGTCAAGTGGGCGGTGCGGTCAGCAGCCTCGGCACGAGCATTGCAGCCACCAACAATCCAGTCACCACTGCGGTGGGCGGTCTGGTCACCAACGTCGGCGGCACCGTGGCGGCGGTCGGTGGCCTGGTCAACAGCGGCACTGCCACTGGCGGCACCACCGGCGGTCTGGGCGGTGTGCTCGGCGGCCTGACCGGCGCGCTGGGTGGAACTCAACGCTAA
- a CDS encoding AAA family ATPase, giving the protein MNQNLSQTFLAITRNSTDLEWLQSALAPLGQVVSAGAGSLDELLALVDVTFAHLVFVGLDREHIVAQSALIEGALEAKPMLAIVALGDGMDNQLVLNAMRAGARDFVAYGSRSSEVAGLVRRLSKRLPAVAPNAQLGGLTVLYGVQSSSDGALLANHMAMVVQQSGQQTLLLDLGLPRGDSLALLGLESSFHFGDALRHLRRLDATLIDSAFTSADNGLRILAYASTDEPLETTSAAELYMLLSALRQHFQHIVVNLTGQADSEALRTFVSHCDKLLWYTDQNVLNCRRNLAVLNLWREKGMKLEHGRLLIDRYLSHVAPDSETLGKTFNLEVFAVLAFNPEVRLNAKNQGVSLFELAPREKLTQSLRTLGERLAKRSEGLSKPKVTWFDRLRGNS; this is encoded by the coding sequence ATGAACCAGAACCTGAGCCAGACCTTCCTCGCCATCACCCGCAACAGCACCGATCTGGAGTGGCTGCAAAGTGCCCTCGCGCCGCTGGGCCAAGTGGTCAGCGCCGGTGCCGGCAGCCTTGACGAACTGCTGGCGCTGGTCGATGTGACGTTCGCCCATTTGGTCTTCGTCGGTCTCGACCGCGAGCATATCGTGGCCCAGAGCGCGCTGATCGAAGGTGCGCTGGAAGCCAAGCCGATGCTGGCGATCGTCGCACTGGGCGACGGCATGGACAATCAGCTTGTGCTGAACGCGATGCGCGCCGGCGCGCGGGATTTTGTCGCCTATGGCTCACGCTCCAGTGAGGTCGCCGGGCTGGTGCGGCGTTTGAGCAAAAGGTTGCCGGCGGTCGCGCCGAACGCGCAATTGGGTGGCCTCACCGTCCTGTACGGAGTGCAGAGCAGCTCGGACGGCGCCTTGCTCGCCAATCACATGGCGATGGTGGTGCAGCAAAGCGGCCAGCAAACGCTGCTGCTCGATCTCGGCCTGCCCCGCGGCGACAGTCTCGCGCTGCTGGGCCTGGAAAGTTCGTTTCACTTCGGCGATGCCTTGCGCCACTTGCGCCGCCTCGACGCCACGCTGATCGACAGCGCTTTTACCAGCGCCGACAACGGCCTGCGCATCCTCGCCTACGCGAGCACCGACGAGCCGCTGGAGACCACCAGTGCCGCCGAGCTGTACATGCTGCTCAGCGCCCTGCGCCAGCACTTTCAGCACATCGTGGTGAACCTCACCGGGCAAGCGGACAGCGAAGCGTTGCGCACCTTCGTCAGCCACTGCGACAAGCTGCTGTGGTACACCGATCAGAACGTACTCAACTGCCGGCGCAATCTGGCGGTGCTCAACCTGTGGCGCGAAAAAGGCATGAAGCTTGAGCACGGGCGACTGCTGATCGACCGCTATCTGAGCCACGTCGCCCCCGATTCGGAAACCCTCGGCAAGACCTTTAATCTGGAAGTATTTGCGGTGCTGGCCTTCAATCCGGAAGTGCGCCTGAATGCAAAAAACCAGGGCGTGAGCCTGTTCGAACTGGCCCCACGGGAAAAGCTCACCCAGAGCCTGCGCACCCTCGGCGAACGCCTGGCCAAACGCTCGGAAGGCCTGAGCAAACCGAAGGTGACCTGGTTCGATCGTCTGCGAGGCAACTCATGA
- a CDS encoding Flp family type IVb pilin → MLLEYLIARWRMFLVSTEAASAIEYAIVVAMVVVVVVVFITPLGAKVFDIFNSVLVSLGGTAQTAPVQTP, encoded by the coding sequence ATGCTCCTTGAATACCTGATCGCGCGCTGGCGTATGTTTCTGGTGAGTACCGAAGCGGCTTCGGCGATTGAATATGCAATTGTCGTCGCTATGGTGGTGGTGGTGGTCGTGGTGTTCATTACGCCGCTGGGTGCGAAGGTTTTCGATATCTTCAACAGCGTGCTGGTGTCTCTCGGCGGTACCGCGCAGACGGCGCCGGTGCAGACACCCTGA
- a CDS encoding Flp family type IVb pilin has protein sequence MTFDYLMARTRTFCKSEEAASAIEYAIVAAMVAVVVVVFVTPIGAKVLAIFNAILTELGGTAEVRPTT, from the coding sequence ATGACTTTCGATTATCTGATGGCCCGGACCCGGACTTTCTGCAAAAGCGAAGAAGCTGCGTCGGCTATTGAATACGCAATCGTTGCGGCGATGGTGGCCGTGGTAGTCGTGGTGTTTGTAACGCCCATTGGCGCTAAGGTCCTGGCGATTTTCAACGCCATTCTGACCGAACTCGGTGGAACCGCCGAGGTCAGGCCTACGACGTGA
- a CDS encoding ShlB/FhaC/HecB family hemolysin secretion/activation protein — translation MRVLASLLCLSLSSAALADTLPSFLNSNETTRNLPVPNLPADAYRPSAAPLQVPDPGATAAQPLLLETKVNLKTVQIEGGTLYPLNELAEIYKPLIGRQASLADLIEATRNITRRYQQDGYLLSYAFLPQQNFDDGVARVVLVEGYVRDIQMQGDVGRVKGLLDKLAAKIQAERPLTRKTFERYTTLMSRIPGVTLQAQVPPPGTTDGATTLVAQASRKPFTSTLSTTEDNRNGPQALLGISSNSQTSMGEQLTLSGLFPPGDDKEHYYRLDYSQFLDAEGTQLNVSASRYRADPDTEVLVGGGGRLSTHRENDRYSIGFSTPLIASANELLTAGSRLYAVDDKTRYDGINFPFSTELRTDVRALAFEGDWRKADARQLRILSAGVYQGFDSLGAHTNYDDIDLDFFRVRLSGVQSDKFLDNWQGVLSAALYWSDDTLPDSERAVFGGQNFGRGYPDDQASGDKGWGVAYEVNYSFNRDGNWLRILQPYVVLDRSRSWFNQLPVQANNLSSTAVGLRFGDAKYYNVALEVAKAMSDEALDTFNRKPRYSISFSYQL, via the coding sequence ATGCGCGTACTGGCATCCCTGCTGTGCCTGAGCCTCAGTTCCGCTGCCCTCGCCGACACCTTGCCCAGCTTCCTCAACAGCAACGAAACCACCCGCAACCTGCCCGTACCCAACCTGCCCGCCGACGCCTATCGCCCGAGTGCGGCGCCGCTACAAGTGCCGGACCCCGGCGCAACCGCCGCGCAGCCCTTGCTGTTGGAGACCAAGGTCAATCTCAAGACCGTGCAGATCGAAGGCGGCACGCTCTATCCGCTCAATGAACTGGCCGAAATCTACAAACCCCTGATCGGCCGCCAGGCCAGCCTCGCCGACCTGATCGAAGCCACGCGCAACATCACCCGCCGCTATCAGCAGGACGGCTACCTGTTGTCCTACGCGTTTTTGCCACAACAGAACTTCGACGACGGCGTGGCCCGCGTGGTGCTGGTGGAAGGCTACGTGCGCGATATCCAGATGCAGGGCGATGTCGGCCGGGTCAAAGGCCTGCTCGATAAACTCGCGGCGAAAATCCAGGCCGAACGCCCACTGACCCGCAAGACGTTCGAGCGCTACACCACGCTGATGAGCCGCATCCCCGGCGTGACGCTGCAAGCGCAAGTGCCGCCACCGGGCACCACCGACGGCGCCACCACTCTGGTCGCCCAGGCCAGCCGCAAACCGTTCACCAGCACCCTGAGCACCACCGAAGACAACCGCAACGGCCCGCAGGCCTTGCTCGGGATCAGCAGCAATTCGCAGACTTCAATGGGCGAGCAACTGACCCTCAGTGGCCTGTTCCCGCCGGGAGATGACAAAGAGCATTACTACCGTCTCGACTACAGCCAATTCCTCGACGCCGAGGGCACGCAACTCAACGTCTCGGCCTCACGTTACCGCGCCGATCCCGACACCGAAGTGCTGGTGGGCGGTGGCGGACGCCTGAGTACCCACCGCGAAAACGATCGCTACTCGATCGGCTTCAGCACGCCCCTGATCGCCTCGGCCAACGAACTGCTGACCGCCGGCTCACGCCTGTATGCGGTTGATGACAAGACACGCTACGACGGCATCAACTTTCCCTTCAGCACCGAGTTGCGCACCGACGTCCGCGCCCTGGCCTTCGAAGGCGACTGGCGCAAGGCTGACGCCCGGCAGTTGCGCATCCTCAGTGCTGGCGTATACCAGGGCTTCGACAGCCTCGGCGCGCACACCAACTACGACGACATCGACCTCGATTTCTTCCGCGTGCGCCTGTCCGGCGTGCAGAGCGACAAGTTCCTCGACAACTGGCAAGGCGTGTTGTCAGCAGCGTTGTACTGGAGCGACGACACCTTGCCGGACAGCGAACGAGCGGTGTTCGGCGGGCAAAACTTCGGCCGCGGCTACCCGGACGACCAGGCTTCGGGCGACAAGGGTTGGGGCGTGGCCTACGAGGTCAACTACAGTTTCAACCGCGACGGCAATTGGCTGCGCATCCTGCAACCCTACGTGGTGCTCGACCGCTCGCGCAGCTGGTTCAACCAACTGCCGGTGCAGGCCAACAACCTGTCCTCAACCGCCGTCGGCCTGAGGTTCGGCGATGCCAAGTACTACAACGTCGCGCTGGAAGTGGCGAAGGCCATGTCGGATGAAGCCTTGGACACATTCAATCGCAAGCCGCGGTACAGCATCAGTTTCAGTTATCAGTTGTAG
- a CDS encoding response regulator, producing MNSRSLPRQQLLLVDDEEDALLELAELLEGEGFVCHTATSVKLALHLLTRHPDIALVITDLRMPEESGMSLIRRLREHTSREHLPVIVMSGHADMEDVSDMLRLQVLDLFRKPIYHVRLLETLNNLFPTPRVQAG from the coding sequence ATGAATTCTCGCTCGCTGCCGCGCCAGCAGTTGCTTCTGGTTGACGATGAAGAGGACGCGTTGCTGGAGTTGGCTGAGTTGCTGGAGGGTGAGGGGTTTGTGTGTCATACCGCGACGTCGGTGAAGCTGGCGTTGCATCTGCTGACCCGGCATCCGGATATTGCGTTGGTGATTACTGATTTGCGCATGCCGGAGGAGTCGGGCATGTCGTTGATCAGGCGCTTGCGCGAGCACACGTCGCGCGAGCATTTGCCGGTGATTGTGATGTCGGGGCATGCGGATATGGAGGATGTCAGCGACATGTTGCGGTTGCAGGTGCTGGATCTGTTTCGCAAGCCGATTTATCACGTGAGGTTGTTGGAGACTCTGAATAATCTGTTTCCCACGCCTCGGGTTCAGGCCGGGTGA